A window of Suncus etruscus isolate mSunEtr1 chromosome 4, mSunEtr1.pri.cur, whole genome shotgun sequence contains these coding sequences:
- the TCF20 gene encoding transcription factor 20 isoform X1: MLEGCWPAAVLLNSMQSFREQSSYHGNQQSYPQEVHSSSRIEEFSPRQAQMFQNFGGAGGGGSSGGGGGRRGAAAATAAMASETSGHQGYQGFRKEPGDFYYMAGSKDPVASGTPQPPQRRPSGPVQSYGPPQGSSFGNQYGSEGHVGQFQAQHSALGGVSHYQQDYAGPFSPGSAQYPQQASSQQQQQQQQQQQQQVQQLRQQLYQSHQPLPQAAGQSASSSSHLQPMQRPSTLPTSASGYQLRVGQFSQHYQSSTATAASSSSSFPSPQRFSQSGQSYDGSYSVNAGSQYEGHNVGSNAQAYGTQSNYSYQPQALKNFEQAAKIPPGTQQGQQQQQQQQQQQQQQQQQQQQQQQQPPPPPQQQQQQHAPQHVMQFPSTAKLPLQSQVGQYSQPEVPVRSPMQFHQNFSPISNPSPAASVVQSPSCSSTPSPLMQSGDSLQCGQGSGSLGSRNRILQLMPQLSPTPSMMPSPNSHAAAGFKGFALEGVPEKRLTDPGLSSLSALSTQVANLPNTVQHMLLSDALTPQKKASKRPSSSSKKDSCANSEGSSQPEEQLKSPMAESLDGGCSSSSEDQGERVRQLSGQSTSSDTTYKGGPSEKASSSPMQGAPNEVPRLSGSPATREEATSPGAKDTLLSSEGNPKANEKSVGVIVSREAMAGRAEKPGGSDKGSQDDDPTATQRPPSSGGAKEASHAAAIQPEPVAAVGGKGSKNGESSSNHNGEGNGQGGHPAAGPGFIGRTEPSKSPGSLRYSYKDAFGSGMPRNVSGFPQYPTGQDKADFAGHVERKGRNEKFPSLLQEVLQGYHHHPDRRYSRSTQEHSQGMAAGLEGSGRPNVLVSQTNELAGRGLLNKSIGSLLENPHWGPWERKSSSSAPEMKQINLADYPIPRKFELEAQSAHEPGGSLSERRSVICDISPLRQIVRDPGAHSLGHMGADARIGRNERLNPGLSQSVILPGGLVSMETKLKAQSGQIKEEDFEQSKSQASFNNKKAGDHCHPAGIKHESYRGNVSPGAATHDPLSDYCPQDGRPVPMRRMPGRVGRESMRGRSPSQYHDFSEKLKLSPGRSRGPGGDPHHLNPHMTFAERANRSSLHTPFAPNSESLASAYHANTRAHAYGDPGAGLNSQLHYKRQMYQQQQEDYKDWSSSSAQGVIAAAQHRQEGPRKSPRQQPFLDRVRSPLKNDKDGMMYGPPMGTYHDPSGQDGGRCLLSSDGLSSKGLELKHSTQKLPQEACWDLSRQTSPAKSGGPPGMSNQRRYGPPHEADGHGLAEAAQSSKPGNVMLRLPGQEDHSSQNPLIMRRRVRSFISPIPSKRQSQEVKGGHAEDRGRLLHPPREGAEKACNSYAHLPHSQDLRSVPKRELAKDLPGPDSRTCPAVTLTSPAKTKILPPRKGRGLKLEAIVQKITSPNIRRSASSNSAEAGVDAVTLDDILSLKSGPPEGGSAAAQEAEMMEKRKGEVGSELGCAASQELNVEKPLVHPSEEWRGSGDGQVKTETLPETGTAGKEAPGAMTTATSQKPGGHQGRPDGPLGGAAPLIFPDSKNVPPVAAVATEAGAKAEEKESDAVTISPKQEGFPPKGYFPSGKKKGRPIGSVNKQKKQQQQQQQPPPPPPQPPQIPEGSADGEPKPKKQRQRRERRKPGAQPRKRKTKQAVPIVEPQEPEIKLKYASQPLDKTDAKNKSFFPYIHVVNKCELGAVCTIINAEEEEQTKLVRGRKGQRSLTPPPSSTESKVLPASSFVLQGPVVTESSVMGHLVCCLCGKWASYRNMGDLFGPFYPQDYAATLPKNPPPKRATETQSKVKVRHKSASNGSKTDTEEEEEQKEQKEQRSLAAHPRFKRRHRSEDCAGGPRVLSRGLPCKKASAEGSSEKAVSDSKPSMPSTSEGGPELELQIPELPLDSNEFWVHEGCILWANGIYLVCGRLYGLQEALEIAREMKCSHCQEAGATLGCYSKGCSFRYHYPCAIDADCLLREENFSVRCPKHKPPLPCPLPPLQNKTAKGSLSTEQSERG, from the coding sequence GAGGGCTGTTGGCCTGCTGCTGTGCTGCTGAACAGTATGCAGTCCTTCCGGGAGCAGAGCAGTTACCACGGAAACCAGCAGAGCTACCCGCAAGAGGTCCACAGCTCGTCCCGGATAGAAGAGTTCAGCCCTCGGCAGGCCCAGATGTTCCAGAATTTTGGGGGTGCAGGCGGTGGCGGCAGCAGCGGTGGCGGCGGCGGACGTCGAGGAGCGGCGGCTGCCACGGCTGCGATGGCCAGTGAGACGTCTGGCCACCAGGGCTACCAGGGCTTCCGGAAGGAGCCCGGGGACTTCTACTACATGGCTGGCAGCAAAGACCCCGTGGCCTCAGGGACCCCTCAGCCCCCGCAGCGCAGGCCTTCTGGGCCTGTTCAGAGCTATGGCCCCCCCCAGGGCAGCAGCTTTGGCAATCAGTACGGGAGCGAAGGTCACGTGGGCCAGTTTCAGGCCCAGCACTCAGCCCTGGGCGGCGTGTCCCATTACCAGCAGGACTACGCAGGGCCCTTCTCTCCGGGCAGTGCACAGTACCCACAGCAGGCGTccagccagcagcagcagcagcagcaacagcagcagcagcagcaggtccAGCAGTTGCGGCAGCAGCTCTACCAGTCCCACCAGCCCCTGCCCCAAGCCGCCGGCCAATCGGCGTCCAGCTCCTCGCACCTGCAGCCCATGCAGCGGCCGTCCACGCTGCCCACCTCCGCATCCGGCTACCAGCTGAGAGTGGGCCAGTTTAGCCAGCACTACCAGTCCTCCACTGCCAcggccgcctcctcctcctcctccttcccctccccgcAGCGGTTCAGCCAGTCTGGCCAGAGCTACGATGGCAGTTACAGCGTCAACGCTGGGTCCCAGTATGAAGGCCATAATGTGGGCTCCAACGCCCAGGCGTATGGGACGCAGTCCAACTACAGCTACCAGCCTCAGGCCCTGAAAAACTTCGAGCAAGCGGCAAAGATTCCACCAGGGACCCAGCaggggcagcagcagcagcagcagcagcaacaacagcaacagcaacagcagcagcagcagcaacagcagcagcagcaaccaccaccaccaccacagcagcagcaacagcagcacgCCCCACAACACGTGATGcagttccccagcactgccaagctCCCCCTGCAGAGCCAGGTGGGGCAGTACAGCCAGCCTGAGGTGCCCGTGCGCTCCCCCATGCAATTCCACCAGAACTTCAGCCCTATCTCCAACCCTTCCCCGGCTGCCTCCGTGGTCCAATCTCCCAGCTGCAGCTCCACCCCATCTCCTCTCATGCAGAGCGGGGACAGCCTCCAGTGTGGGCAGGGCAGCGGGTCCCTGGGCTCCAGAAACAGGATCCTGCAGCTCATGCCCCAGCTCAGCCCGACCCCGTCGATGATGCCCAGCCCTAACTCGCACGCCGCCGCGGGCTTCAAAGGTTTTGCGCTGGAAGGGGTGCCAGAGAAGCGGCTGACGGACCCTGGCCTGAGCAGTCTGAGTGCCCTGAGCACCCAGGTGGCCAACCTGCCCAACACTGTTCAGCACATGCTGCTCTCCGACGCCCTGACCCCCCAGAAGAAGGCCTCCAAGAGGCCCTCGTCATCCTCCAAGAAGGACAGCTGCGCCAACTCGGAAGGCTCCTCGCAGCCCGAGGAGCAGCTCAAGTCCCCAATGGCGGAGTCTCTGGACGGAGGCTGCTCCAGCAGCTCGGAGGACCAGGGTGAGAGGGTGAGGCAGCTGAGCGGCCAGAGCACTAGCTCCGACACAACATACAAGGGCGGCCCCTCTGAGAAAGCCAGCTCCTCGCCCATGCAGGGGGCTCCAAACGAAGTCCCCCGGCTCAGTGGCAGCCCCGCCACCAGAGAAGAGGCCACCTCACCCGGTGCCAAGGACACACTGCTATCTTCCGAGGGCAACCCAAAAGCCAACGAGAAGTCGGTTGGGGTCATTGTCTCCCGGGAGGCTATGGCCGGCCGGGCAGAAAAGCCCGGTGGCTCGGACAAAGGCTCTCAAGACGATGACCCCACAGCCACGCAAAGGCCCCCCAGCTCCGGTGGGGCCAAGGAGGCCAGTCATGCAGCAGCCATACAGCCAGAACCTGTGGCGGCCGTGGGGGGCAAAGGCAGCAAGAATGGTGAGAGCAGCTCCAACCACAACGGGGAGGGCAATGGGCAGGGCGGGCATCCTGCTGCGGGACCCGGATTCATTGGCCGGACGGAGCCCAGCAAATCTCCGGGAAGCCTGCGCTACAGTTACAAAGACGCTTTTGGGTCCGGCATGCCAAGGAACGTCAGCGGCTTCCCTCAGTATCCCACGGGACAGGACAAGGCAGACTTCGCTGGCCACGTGGAGCGAAAAGGTCGCAACGAGAAGTTCCCCAGCCTCCTGCAGGAAGTGCTCCAGGGGTACCACCACCACCCCGACAGGAGGTACTCCAGGAGCACTCAGGAGCACAGTCAGGGCATGGCTGCAGGCCTTGAAGGCTCCGGGAGGCCGAACGTCTTAGTGAGTCAGACCAATGAACTAGCCGGCAGGGGCCTCTTGAACAAAAGCATCGGGTCCCTCCTGGAAAACCCCCACTGGGGCCCCTGGGAACGAAAGTCAAGTAGCTCCGCCCCGGAGATGAAACAGATCAACCTGGCCGACTATCCAATCCCCAGAAAGTTTGAGCTAGAGGCCCAGTCGGCCCATGAGCCTGGGGGTTCCCTCTCTGAGAGAAGGTCGGTGATCTGTGACATATCTCCACTCAGGCAGATTGTCAGGGACCCAGGGGCTCACTCGCTGGGACACATGGGTGCCGACGCCAGAATCGGAAGGAACGAGCGTCTCAATCCAGGCCTGAGCCAGTCGGTCATTCTCCCAGGTGGGCTGGTCTCCATGGAGACGAAGCTGAAGGCACAGAGTGGGCAGATCAAAGAGGAAGACTTCGAACAGTCCAAATCCCAGGCCAGTTTCAACAACAAGAAAGCCGGAGACCACTGCCACCCTGCCGGCATCAAGCACGAGTCCTACCGAGGCAATGTCAGCCCTGGAGCAGCCACCCACGATCCCCTCTCGGACTACTGCCCCCAGGACGGCAGGCCCGTGCCCATGCGCCGGATGCCTGGTCGGGTCGGCCGGGAGAGCATGCGGGGTCGGTCCCCTTCCCAGTATCACGACTTCTCGGAAAAATTGAAACTGTCTCCGGGCCGGAGCCGGGGGCCTGGGGGCGACCCTCACCACCTCAACCCACACATGACCTTCGCCGAGAGGGCCAACCGGAGCTCCTTACACACACCCTTTGCGCCCAACTCAGAGAGCTTGGCCTCTGCCTACCACGCCAACACGCGGGCTCATGCCTACGGGGACCCTGGCGCCGGCCTGAACTCTCAGCTCCATTACAAGAGGCAGATGTACCAGCAACAGCAAGAGGACTACAAAGACTGGAGCAGCAGTTCTGCTCAGGGAGTGATCGCCGCCGCCCAGCACAGGCAAGAGGGGCCCCGCAAGAGCCCGAGGCAGCAGCCGTTCCTGGACCGGGTGCGGAGCCCCCTGAAGAACGACAAAGACGGCATGATGTATGGACCACCCATGGGGACATACCACGACCCCAGTGGTCAGGACGGGGGCCGCTGCCTCCTGTCTAGCGACGGTCTGTCCAGCAAAGGCCTCGAGCTGAAACACAGCACCCAGAAGCTCCCGCAGGAGGCCTGCTGGGATCTCTCCAGGCAGACCTCCCCAGCCAAAAGTGGCGGCCCCCCGGGAATGAGCAATCAGAGACGGTATGGGCCCCCCCATGAAGCTGATGGCCACGGGCTGGCCGAGGCTGCGCAGTCGTCCAAGCCAGGCAACGTCATGCTGAGGCTGCCAGGTCAGGAGGACCACTCTTCCCAGAACCCCTTAATCATGAGGCGGCGCGTCCGCTCTTTTATCTCCCCCATCCCCAGCAAGAGGCAGTCCCAAGAGGTGAAGGGCGGCCACGCCGAAGACCGTGGGCGCCTCCTCCACCCCCCCAGAGAAGGCGCCGAGAAGGCCTGCAATTCCTATGCCCACCTCCCTCACAGCCAGGATCTCAGGTCTGTCCCTAAGAGAGAACTGGCCAAGGACCTCCCCGGCCCCGATAGCAGAACCTGCCCTGCCGTCACTCTCACCAGTCCCGCCAAGACCAAAATCTTGCCCCCACGGAAAGGCCGAGGACTGAAGCTAGAGGCCATTGTGCAGAAGATCACGTCCCCCAACATCAGGAGGAGTGCCTCCTCCAACAGTGCCGAGGCTGGTGTGGATGCCGTCACTCTAGACGACATCCTGTCGCTGAAGAGCGGCCCCCCTGAGGGTGGCAGTGCCGCAGCGCAGGAGGCCGAGATGAtggagaagaggaagggagaggtggGGTCAGAGCTGGGCTGTGCCGCAAGCCAAGAGCTGAACGTGGAGAAGCCCCTGGTGCACCCTTCGGAAGAGTGGCGTGGCAGCGGGGACGGCCAGGTTAAGACCGAGACCCTCCCGGAAACGGGCACAGCAGGCAAGGAAGCCCCCGGCGCCATGACAACTGCAACCTCACAGAAGCCCGGGGGTCACCAGGGGAGACCAGACGGCCCCCTGGGTGGGGCGGCCCCTCTCATCTTCCCCGACTCAAAGAATGTACCTCCGGTGGCCGCTGTGGCCACAGAGGCCGGCGCCAAGGCCGAAGAGAAAGAGAGCGATGCAGTGACAATTTCCCCCAAGCAGGAGGGTTTCCCCCCAAAGGGATATTTCCCGTCgggaaagaagaaggggaggCCCATCGGGAGTGTGAATAAgcagaagaagcagcagcagcagcagcagcagcctccACCTCCCCCGCCTCAGCCCCCTCAGATCCCCGAAGGTTCTGCAGACGGGGAGCCAAAGCCAAAAAAGCAGAGGCAGAGGAGGGAGCGGAGGAAGCCCGGTGCGCAGCCCAGGAAGCGGAAAACCAAACAAGCGGTCCCCATCGTGGAGCCACAGGAACCCGAGATCAAGCTCAAGTATGCCTCCCAGCCGCTGGACAAAACGGACGCCAAGAACAAGTCCTTTTTCCCGTATATCCACGTCGTGAACAAGTGTGAGCTCGGAGCCGTCTGTACGATCATCAATGCCGAGGAGGAAGAACAGACCAAATTGGTGCGGGGCCGGAAGGGTCAGCGGTCACTCACCCCGCCCCCCAGCAGCACTGAGAGCAAGGTGCTCCCAGCCTCCTCCTTTGTGCTGCAGGGACCTGTCGTGACGGAGTCCTCCGTCATGGGACACCTGGTGTGCTGTCTGTGCGGCAAGTGGGCCAGTTACCGGAACATGGGCGACCTCTTTGGACCCTTCTACCCCCAGGATTACGCGGCCACGCTCCCCAAGAACCCGCCTCCCAAGAGGGCCACGGAAACGCAGAGCAAAGTGAAGGTACGGCACAAAAGCGCTTCCAATGGCTCCAAGACTGAcactgaggaggaggaggagcagaaggagCAGAAGGAGCAGAGGAGCCTGGCTGCCCACCCCCGGTTTAAGCGGCGCCATCGCTCGGAAGACTGTGCTGGAGGCCCTCGCGTCCTATCCCGGGGCCTTCCTTGTAAAAAAGCGTCCGCCGAGGGCAGCAGCGAAAAGGCGGTCTCGGACTCAAAGCCCTCCATGCCCTCGACTTCGGAAGGTGGCCCCGAGCTGGAGTTACAAATTCCTGAACTACCTCTTGACAGCAATGAATTTTGGGTCCACGAGGGTTGTATTCTCTGGGCAAACGGGATCTACCTGGTCTGTGGCAGGCTTTATGGCCTGCAGGAAGCGCTGGAAATAGCCAGAGAGATG